ACGCTAGAAGACTCTCGATAGTCTGGAACGAGGACGCAGAAATAAGCTATCTTGGGTTAGTCAACGCCTCCATGGTGTAGGTCGTATTTTTACCTCAAACAAGAGACTTTCCAGTTGCGGGTAGTCGTCCACGCGAGAGTCGTGTACGTTGTCTACCCAGATATCGACGTTTACTGGTTGCTTTTGTAGTCGCTCATTTGAATTGACACCGATGAGGCACGGAATGCGGACATTTTGCAGGTATAAGACATTTGAGTGGGCTCCAGACTTTTCTACACTCGAAGTCCGATGTCCAGCTCGTTCACCCAGCATGCTCCCTTTCGGATAGCTTACGTCCGTTTCGAGAGCGTATATGTCTGTGGAGCTTGCAACTCGGCGTACGCTGTCAGAAATGGCCACAGAGAGTGCAGAGGTAGACATCCAGGGCAGAGCATCGTCCTTGAAGCGTGCCTGGATCGCTTTGCTGAGTGTACCATAATGAACCGTACTATCATCGACGGAGTCGGTGGAGGAGGCCGAGGTGAACTGTTTGCCTAGCGTCAAGGTCACACTGATGTTCGCTCGCTGTTTCTTCTCACGTCCCCAGACATCCTTTCCTGCGGGCACGACCACCTCGAGGTTCTGGACCATGATCTTATCGAAATGGCCACTTTGAGCTACTTCAGCATCCCACTGAACCTGACGCACGACTGAACCCATCTTCTTGGCCTAGTAGTTCTGGAGTGGAGAAAAGTTCAGATAGATTTGAAGCAAGATTTGACCTTTGTTATTGTTAGTTGTGACTAACAAACTGGCCATGCCAGCATATCGCTTGGTTTGCTGCCTTATCGGCGGTGCACCTAACGTCGGCCCATGGAAATAGAGATGGCGGGGCACAGACAGACAACAAAAGGCTGAACAGGCATCAATTGCCCAAAACATGAGCGGTAAACGTCATTTGTTTGCCTTGACCTTTTGATTGTGAAACGAGGCCATGTAAACTGATATGATGAGATGCGATAGACAGACGTAAGTTGCAGAAAAGGGCTCAGAAAAGGCTTGGTACTCACCAAACTGGAAGAAGTCGCGTAGGGCTCACTGGTGGGGTAAGAGGTACGACCTGGAGGCTCTAGATGCACGGACGTCTTTCCTGCCAGAGCTCCGCAATCGAACATTCTAGCTACACGTGAAACTATAATTCGATCCTGGGCCCTCTGACACTGCAACAAGAAGTTTTGCAGTTTCGAATAAACTACACCAAACTCTCACATTGCAATCATGGCCGACGCACTAAAAGCAGAGGGCAACAAGCTCTTCGCCGAGAAGAAATTCGCCGAGTCTATGTAAGCTCCCCGCAACCACAGCCTCGCCGACGCTGTACTAACAAAACACAGCGAGAAGTTCTCACAAGCCATAGAGCTCGACCCCTCAAATCACGTTCTCTATTCGAACCGATCAGGTGCATATGCTTCTCTAAAAGATTGGCAAAAGGCCCTTGAGGATGCAAACAAAGTTACCGAGATCAAGCCAGACTGGGCCAAAGGTTGGGGTCGCAAGGGAACGGCGCTGCACGGCGAGGGTGATCTGGGTACGTTGGACGTACATGTGCTTTTTGCAAATACTAACAGCTAGCAGTGGGAGCATCAGATGCCTTCGATCAGGCACTCAAACTAGACCCAAACAATGCCCAAGCGAAATCAGGCCTCGAAGCCGTCAAGCGCGCGATTGAGGCCGAAGCCAACGATGATGGAGCGGGCCTTGGTGGCATGTTCAGCGATCCAAACATGATCCAAAAGCTTGCCGCCAACCCCAAGACAGCTGCTCTGCTCGGCGATGCAGAGTTCATGGCTAAGCTACAGCAACTGCAGAAGAACCCGAACGCGGCCGGTCAATTCATGCAGGACCCGCGTTTCCTCCAAGTCATGAGCGTGCTACTGGGCATTGACATGTCATTCGGTCAAGGACCAGGCGCTGGCGGTGCAGGTGCTGCAGGCTCAaaggaagccgaggaggACGTCGAGATGCCCGATGCGAGACCAGCACCAGAGCAACCCAAGAAGGCACCTGAGCCGgagccagagccagagccagagcAGGTTGAAGAGACTGAGGAGGAAAAGGCCGCGAAACAGGCAAAGGCCGAGGCTGATGAgttgaagaagaagggcacTGAGTTCTACAAAAAGCGACAATTCGACGAGGCTATTGAGCACTACACCAAGGCTTGGGAGACACACAAGGACATCGCATACAAGACCAACCTTGGAGCGGCCAAGTTTGAGAAGGGTGACTATGAAGGCTGCATCCAGGCTTGCAATGAGGCTGTTGAGTACGGTCGCGAGATTCTTGCAGACTTCAAGATCATCGCAAAGTAAGTGTTTGAACGAATATATGGATTGTCGGTTACTAACATGTCCTAGGGCGTTCGCACGTATCGGTACCGCATACGAGAAGATGGGCGACCTCGAAAACGCGATTAAGTACTACCAAAAGGCGCAAACTGAACACCGCACACCCGAAGTCCTTGCAAAGCTCCGCGCTGCCGAAAAAGCCAAGATCCAGAAAGACAGGGAAGCCTACATCAACCCTGAAGAAGCGGAGAAGGCACGAGAACTAGGCAACGCAAAGTTCAAGGAATCCGACTGGCCTGCTGCCGTCGAAGCCTACTCCGAGATGATCAAACGCGCACCAGACGACCCAAGAGGCTACTCCAACCGCGCAGCCTGCTTCATCAAACTCCTCGAGTTCCCCTCCGCCGTTCAAGACTGCGACGAAGCCATCAAGCGCGACCCCAGCTTCATCCGCGCCTACCTCCGAAAAGCCCAGGCCTACTTCACCATGCGCGAGTACAACAAGTGCATCAACGTATGCTCCGAAGCCATGGAACACGATAAAGACGGCAAGAATGCAAGGGAAATTCAGCAACAAGAGGCAAAGGCTCTGCAGGCACAGTACTCGGCTCGTGAGGGTGAGTCTGAGCAGGAGACTATGGAACGCATCCAGCGTGACCCTGAGGTAAGTCCAACTGGAGAAAACTCTCTCGTGTAGTGAATAGTTTACTGACGTTTTGCTTGTAGATCGTCGGCATCCTCCAAGACCCCGTCATGCAGGCTATCCTGCAACAAGCCAAGGACGATCCTGCTGCCCTGCAGGAGCACCTCAAGAACCCGAGCATTCGTTCCAAGATTCAGAAGTTGGTGCATGCGGGTGTTATCCGCATGGGCCGGTAGAAGAATCGCCGTTTCCTAGCATGTTTAAAAAGACTATATGAGGTATGATGACGAAACCTTTACCTTTATTGTTCTCTTTCTGTAGGAAGGTAGCAAATGAGAGGAGGCTTTTGTATGTTTATATAGGTGtttttttcttcttcactcTACTGGGCTTGGTTAGCAAGGATTTCTTTTCAACACGATGCATAGCGGGTAGTGGTAATGAATTATGTATGAATTCTCTCTCTCTCCTTTCTTTCTATTTCTTTTCTGTCAATGCTGTGATGTGTGATATATGCGTGCATGTAGGCTTCATGATATTTAGTCCTGCCTTTCCAACCGCTGCATAAAGCAGGTTTGTGAAATGCGAAAAGAACAAAACTAACACCTCCCATACCGTCCTTGCAATCGGTTGCAAAAAAATAATATTCTCTCCCCTCCCCTTCCCACCCCCCAGCCTATTTCTTGCCTACACCCCACTAATAAAATCCAACAACCGCATCAACGCCCCATTCTCCACCCTGCACCCCTCGCCCTCCCTCTGCGCGCGCCTCAACCCCTGCGCCAACCACAAACGAATGATATCCGGGTCCAAGTTGCGGAAGTTTTGCTGGCTAATCATGACGTAGGCTTGTGCGCAGAGGGTGGTTGATTCCGTGGGGGAAGGCGGTGGGCGGGTTTTGCAGGTTGTGCATTCGGGGTCTGGTggggagagggagaggggaGTTGGGTCTGGGTCGGTGCAGCAGGGAGGTGGGCCTGTGGATGGGGTGGGGATAGGGGAGAGGCTGGGTGAGAGGGATAGGGAAAGGGAGTTGGGGAGGTAGAATGGGGTGGGGGAGGTGAGGTAGGGGGATGTCGTAGGATGGGATTGTTGATGAGGAAGAGTGTGGTGGTTGTGTTTGTGTTTGTGTTTGTGTTTGTGTGTCTGACAGCGACGGCGATGATAGAGGCAGTGATAATGGTAGTGCAGATACAACGTCGATATCCAAACTCATGTGACCACCGTCAACTCCACCATCTTCAACATTCACATACGACCGCTCCACCACACCCTCATCAACAACAACTTGCTGTTGCTGCTTAACGCACAAGCTATGCTGCTCTTTCAAACTCGCAATTTCAGCGCGTGCCTCGGCGAGCAAAGCTTCGGTTTCTGCGAGCTTTTGCTCTAGCGAGGCGACGTGGTCGCGCTGTCGGGCCCGGTGTCGCCGCTGGTTCTCGCGCACCCGGTTTAGAGTGTGCTCTGCGGAGACGCGGGTGCGTCCGCCTCTGGGTGCTGGGGAAATGGATGAAGTAGATGCTGAGGAGGTTGATGATCCTGGGGAGGAGATGCTTGGCTGTGGTGAGGGCATAGCTGGCGTTTTGCTCTATTAACGTTGCTATGGGATCGAGATGGCGCTtatgggagaagaaggctcGTGTGTTCTTGGTATGTTGTGTATGTAAAAGTTCATCCAAGGAATGAGTAGAGAGGGATTTCTACTACAGGAGCTAGGACGTTTGTCGCTGGCTCGGTGGCCAGACTGAGGCAGAGGGTGTAAGAGCTTGGCGATGACATATCGAGAGGGGAGCGACGCGATTGGTGGGTTGGCGTCCGGTGAAACAGGAGCGAAAAGCAAAGTTTGCCAGTGCCTACTGGATCTCCGACTTTTCGAGGTGTGGATCGTGGATACGTGGAAAGATGTGGGGATTTTTGTGGATGAGTTTGAAGGCTGAATGTTCTGGAATTTTGAGTTCGTTGTTTGAGGCGTTGGGTTGGTGTGTTACAACGGCCAACGTTTAACGTTAGCTGATTGTATCCCTGTGGATGCATTTGCGACTGCTTCGAGACGTCATGCGGGCTTTGCCAAGACTACTTGATGTTCAGTCCTATACACGTGTGAAAGCAACTCTTGCCGAGTGCACTAATCGTTGTTGGCATGCTGGGACTCCCAGCTTCCGAGGTGTTCGCGCGGCACCTTGAGCCGCAAGTGGGGCGCTGAACCGCGTGCCCGCCATGACGGAGGGGAAGCTCCATAACAATCGTCATAACGTCAAGGTACAGTTAAAACAACCCCGCGACACCTCTGATTTCCCCTCAATCCCCAGATTCTCTACCGTCCTTAGACACCAAAATGTCTTCCCAGCCAGTTACGGAGCCGCTACAAACGTACGAGATATCAGACTTTAAATTCCACAATGGCACTACGCTGCCCAAGCTGAAGCTGGCGTACAAGATACTCAATCCGCACAATTCCAAAATTGCAGTGGTGCACACCTGCTTCAAGGGACGCATCGATTCCACACTGACACATGCGGATGGGGCACTCAAGAACCACAAAATCATCCTCATTGCACTCCTTGGCAATGGCGAATCGTCCAGTCCTTCAAATACTCCCAACTTTCCCTCTCAGCTCGAATATATGGACTGCATCAGCGCCCAATACACTCTTTTGACCAAAGAGCTAGGCATCAGGGAAGTAGACGTGATGTTGGGGTTCTCCATGGGCGGCCAAATCACGTACCACTGGGTAACATCCTACCCAGACTTTGTCAAGCATGCCGTCGTTGTGTGCTCCTCGGCCAAGACGAGCAGACACAACTACCAGTTTCTCGAGGGTCCCAAGGCAGCGTTGGAGAGCGCGGTCAGCCCTGAGCGAGGCATCCGGGCGTTCGGCAAGGCGTATTCAGCGTGGCTGACAAGTGCGGAGTGGTTTGATGAGGAACGCTACAAGGAAATGGGATTCCAAACCCTTCGCGACTGGGACGACGTTAGCACTATCCAGGGATACGAGGGATGGACTGGAGACGACCTGCTCGTCATGTTGGGCATGTGGCAGCGAGGAGATGTTAGCCGGTGCACAGAAGCAAAGACGGAGGAAGAGGCGCTCAAGAGTATCACGGCAAAAGTGTTGCTAATGCCTTGTGAGACGGACCAGTACTTTAGGCCGTATGTTAGTGAAAGGGAGATTACGAAGCTGGCGAATGGGTCGCTGGAGATTATCCCGAGCATTTGGGGACATATCGCTGGTGGTGGGGCGAACCCGAAAGATGTTGAGTGGATGGACCATAAAATCAAGTTGTTCCTGCGAGGGCTAGCGTAGGAGCGGATGGAAAGAGACGTTTTTATTGAATTACCGTCTGTACGAGATGGTCTTTGCATACGTTGACGTGGTGAGTCACTGTTGCGCCGGAAACGACAACAGAGTTTGGGCGAAGCTTACCAGATCGCCTGAATGCTACCGGTTCTCACCAGATGTCATGTTTGTGCACTCCCTGTGTCGCTGCTGACTGTTGCACGGCCAACCACAAAGTCTCTGTGGATGGTGACGGGCTCATGTTTAGCGGTACCAACTCTCACTGCATGTCGGTAAAAAGCATAGGTCCAATGGGTGCCGTCACAGCCACTAGCGCCGGCTGATGTAAGCGTATTTTCTTCACTTCGGACCGCAAGAACGAGAGACATCCCCTGAAGCGTTCACACCGTATTGGAAAGGATTGCGGCTACTTTTGATGTGCGCAAATCAGGCCATCGAAGTTCGGCAGCGTCGACGGTCCCGACAGCCGAATATAATTAGATGGAAGCTTGGCAGAGGCCGCAGGGATCTTCATCCCTGCGTGCGCGTTATCATCTCGACGCTTTGGAGCGGGCGCTGTCTTGTTTCAGGCATAGTGCACCCTGTGGTCTTCCGTTCTGGGAGACGTCTGATGGATGTGACAGGTACCGAGTGTGATTTGCTCGCGTGACGAACGTCTTGTTGTCATTTCCATCTATTAGCGGTTGGATAGCCAACGGACTTTTGCGGCCTCTGTGGCATATTGTTGGTACGTAGCGAAAAGGAATGAAACACATGCCACGCAACGTCACGACGATCTTGATGGCGCTGGGGCCATGATCTACAGAGACCAGTGGAGTTGGGCACGCACAGCAGTACCGGACAGTACGGAAGTGGAGGATGTAGGTGTGCATACCATGGGTACTGGAGTATTGAAGCCAAGGGGCGTGTTGGGGGTGAAGTGAAATTGCACATGAGAAATTGGTGCTACGCCGTAATCAGACTGCTACATGGACCCGCGATGCTGCAGTCTCCCATTGAATGCAGAAGCGAATACTTACTCGACGCACAGACGATCTGGTGCTGAATGTGGGGTGTGTCGACGTTGGCGGCTCCGAACACGAGAGGTCTCTTGCACCGGCGCGGAGCCAGAGGCCACGTTGTGGGCGCGCCAGCTTTCGATGCAATTTCTCGGTACGGCTTTACTGTGCTGAGGGCCGGTGGTCGCGTAAACGCGATACTTTGACCACGCATGGAGCAGTGTGAGTTTGGGATACCGCGGCGGGCTTGCAACGATAAGCGGAAGGCGCGCAATTAGCGTCGACCCTGGCAATTTAGCAGATTAGCAGATAGCTACTCCGCAAACACGGCGGCGGCGGTTCCAACGACATTAGCTCGTTGGTCCCTGGCGGCCCGTCGACTTGACAAGGCCGCTCATTCTCCCATTGACACTTGAGAAGTCCCCGTTACTGTACACGGTACATGCAAGGGCGCTGGCATTGCAACCTCAGCATCAGCCAGTTTCAGGTGCGAGGTCCCGGTTAGAGACGTCGCATCCCCTCGGAACACGCCGTCTACGCCCAACAAGTGCCTGTCAAACATCTCTCTCCAGTTGCCTCAAGGCTTCACGTCCTGCCTTGACACGCCCAGGCAAGCCGCCCGCCACCTTTGTACCCCCGACGCAGGAACGCCTCCGCACGCCTCACGACACAAACCCCGCAACCTtcaccatcaccatcaacatcaacattCGCGTCGACgacaacaccaccaccaccaccacctctATAGTCGCCACGCCCAAATCTCCCGTCTGCGGGCAGCACCATGGTCGACGCACAGGACGCCGGGAGTAAACTCTTCTCCAAGAGTCGCTGGAAGACCAAGATCTTTGAGAAGACGGCCGAAATCGCTGCTGCAAACCAGGCCAAGACCGCCAGGACCCCCGATGACGACCTCGACGCCTTCCTCAAGCCCTCGACCGATAGGGTCGCCCAGCAGCAAAAGGAGGCCGCCGCTGCTGCTTTGTTTAGTCGGCCCCGCATAGACGTCGCGAGTGCTCAGCGATGGCCGAGCGCACAGGTCATTCTCGCCAATGCCGCTGCGAAGAGCCCAGGCCCGGGTGGTTTGAAGACGGGCACGCGCAAGAAGGGCCTCACTGTGGGTTTCGTGCGCAGTGTGCCTGAAGTCATAGGTCATGGCGGCGACGAATGCGAAGACCCCACCATCGAGGTGTCCCAGAACAAGAAGGCGGCCACCGCGTCGCAAGTGGAGAAGCCGCCGGTACTGGTACCGCAAGACGACGCTAATGTAACCGCCCGCAGCAACGGCATAGGCAGGACCGCTTCACAAACAGAATACCGCACCCAACTCACGAGAACACATACGAACCCCGGCGAGCTCTCTCCGCCCCTCGGACAGAAGATGCAGATTGGCCAGATCAACTCGACTGCCCAGCTCCCTCCCACGCCACCACGATACATGGGTTCTATGGGCCTCGGAGAGCGACCGAAACCCCTCTCAAGAGCGCCAACCGGCTTCGACAGCATCATGGAGGCAGTGGGAAATGCTCCAGGAAGACGACAGAGCGAAGACTCTGTTTATTCGCAAGATTCGGACAACTTGTCGCCCACCATATCGAGGAACGTGTCAGTACGGGAGCCCACAATACAGGAGGAAGATGTTATCCAGCCAAAGATGCTCAAGCGCACTCAGACTGGCTTCAGCACGCTAGGCGATGATGACGCTCATGAGCCTGTACACCCGATACCTTCTGTTCCACACCTGCCAGAACAGAGGCTGGCCGAGCAGGAAGAGGACGGCCCTAATTCATTTGCGGCGCGAGTCAAGCAAAGAATGCGATCGGAAGAGGGCAGAACGCTACACGAAGCAGCCCAACGAGCAGCAGAGACTGAACGGCGAGACTCCGAATCGAGCTCACAACTGTCCATGGCTGGGACCCCACCTTCGTCCTACCGCACGCCAGCGACCGCAAGAACGCCCCATGAGAGCTCGCAAGTGGAATCCAGAGGATCCCCACGTCCGATGGACCCCGAAGACCCCCACAGATCAAGAGCAACCCAAGGAAGAAGGCCCATGGGCCATGCCATCCAAACTGACATGGAGCCGCGCTCGCCGTCAGTAGCGTCATCGCAGTACGCTCCTTTTTCCCCACTGTCACAAACACGCACATCACCCCCAGTACGATCAGAGCCCTTCTCTGCAGGACTTCAGCAAATGACCTCTCCTTCAAAGGAGCCTTCATTCCAACCAGTGGATATTGGCTCCAATCCGCCTACACCACCTCAGATTGCACAGCAAGAATTATTTTTTGAAGCCGCACAACCTCCGCCATCTTTCTCGACCCCGCAAATACGCGCAATCTCAGGACCGTCGGGGAGTGAATTGCCGTCGCGGAATGCCTCTGGGGCTAGCATGAAACCTGCAACGTCCCTTGCTCGTTCCGATACGAAAACGCTCAACGAAGTAGCCTATCAGGATTTTGCTGAACGTGTTACACACATGCGTGGCATCTTCCAACTAACCGCCCAGCTTGGAGGAAACATCCACAGCCACTCGCCCATGCAATGGCTTCGGGTCGCTACTTGGTGGTTTCTGAAGGGTCGCACCGGGATGGAGAACATGATCAGGAGTCAACCCAGGAATGGCGAACCACCACAGGAACGATTGGCCCAACCCCATGTCGACTTGGCAAAGGTGTGGTGGATTATTACGGAAGTCTTGCCCAATCACCCAGGGTTGCAAAGTTACGGTGACGCGTCACCTAATGCACAGGTCGACCTTGCACGGCAAGCTGGAGATGCCGCTAGTGCTGAAGCCTACGACATTCAAAATGCTCTAAGTCATTACATGAAACTACTTGTGGGGTCGATGAAGAAGCACCAAAGTATGCCTCCGACACAGGCATTGATTCAAGGACAAGACCAGTCGATATGGGAGGAATACCCAACGTTCCCTGGCGATGCCACTAGTGTTCTCGGACAGCCCTCTCAGGGTGGCCCACAGTTCAGTCTTTCGCAATGCATACCCCTCGCCGACACGAAGAACGATTTCTGTTACTTTAGAATGTTTGTCAAAGCATCGCTATCGACTGACGACCCCAGCACAGATCGCGTTCCTATGAATGCAGTAATGTCTGTATTGCGGTCCAAGAACGAATATCAAGTCAAACTCTCTATCTGCAGTCAAAACAGCCTGATCAATGTCCAGGTTGGCTCAGGTTCGGCCATAGGCTGGAAAGACGTCAACTGGAAACAGCAGTCACAACAAATCACGGTGCAGCTACGACATGGTTTCCTTCTTACCCTTGCCCTCCACGAAGTTGATTTCCGTAGTCTCTGGTCCATTATCAACCACACCAACCGTGTCGAGTCGGATATCAGAGAAAGAAAAGATGAGCGCTTTGCGTCAAAGATATACCTTCGAGAGGCCAGTTATAGGGATCCGGCAAGCCCTGGCGCTTTTGCACCTGATCGCGTCAAGGATTGCAAGCTTTTGGTGTTCCAAAAGATAGAACGCAGCAGTGAAGGCACAGGCAAGCGGAAACTTCATCGAGGCTACCGGATGGTCCTTGTTACACCGCAGCATGTCAAGCAAGTCAGCGTCATTAACCATGAATTCGGAACGAAGAACGAGCCGATGAACTTTGAATATGTCACCGAGCCCGACCAAGCCCCAGCGCTGAGGCTACGTTTCCGCGAAGAAGGTCCTGACAAGAAGTTGAGAGTGTGTACAGCACATTTGGTTTTCCATGATAGCAGAGAGCGCAACGACATCTTCGGTACCTTTACTTCGATGAATGTAGCTGAGGGTGAAACAACGTTTGCGCAAGTGTCACTCAAGGCCTATCACATTGAAAGTGCCGATCAAGCAGAGGGCTTCAGTCAACAAGGCAGTCGCGTGCTTGAAAGGTTGCAGTGGGTGGAAGCCAAGGTTGTGAACCAAGATCCTGAGGCTGCGGGACTGGAATCCGCACCTACTGTTATGAGCGAGAGCTTGCGAATTATGTGTAGACATACTGCTGGCATCGTTTGTGACCGCATGAATTTGGGTAAGTTACGTCGATACATAAGACAGAGTGAGGAGATTAACAAGTACCAGGTCCTGGTGAACTTTTGGTTCGTCTTCCTGTCGACGGCTCGCCTGAGCTTACGCTCCTTCGTGAAGCCCAGCAGGATTTATCGGTCGCGGTTGATGCCAGCCGTACGGAACCCAACGTGCCGGATGCGCTTGCAGAGCTCCTCAAAACTCTCACAAGCGCGACTACAATACGTCGGTTAACGTTCAACTCATACCAAGATTTGCATACTTTCCAGCTTGCTGTCACCGGTTTCAATGTCAAGTTCGATGGGTATGTCACTCTCCACCATTTACACTCCGATTTATCACTAACACCCACAAGTCTCGCATGCACATTTTCAATCTCGCGCCGACGAATGGTAGTTCCCATCTACAAGCAATGGACAGCGAACCGACTGCGCCTCCAAATCGTTGAACAAGACAACATTGTCCAACTCCTTGCCTTCTTCGAAGACTTTTCCCACGCCGACGCCATGAACTTCCAACTCCGTACCATGGACACGTTTGAAAAGACGGACAAGGGCGGCAAGTTCGGCCTCAAGCTCGTCGATGCCAAGTTTGCGCTTCCCGTAGATGAACGTCGTGGCGAAGGAAAGATTCAGAAAGCTGAGGGCAGACTGACGGGTTGGTCGGGGACGAAGCGTCGATTTGTTTGTTTGGATGAGATTGAGTATCCCGGTGAACATGATGATATTCTTATCATGTTTGACTCTGCTGAGAGTGAGTTCTTCTTTCATTTTCTATTCTTCCAATCGTTTCTATGTAGCATACTGACGATTCGTCACAGCACGCGACCGCTTCGCTGAAGCACTACCCGCCGCAACCATGGAGCGCAAATTCACCGTTCGACGCAAGATCTAAGCCGTGTTCATCTGCTGGGATGACACCATACTcgttttctttctctttGCATAGCCTCTTGCATACTCTTGTTGTTTTCTCGCCCTTTCTACATAATACTGTAGCCTGGATACCGCTACTTTTTCCATACATGACCACCATTCTACCATTACTCACCGCCGATACCTCTTTTCCTTTGTTCATCCATTCGTCCATCTATCTACAAGCGGCATGGTACGCCTCTTCTCCTTTTGAATCACACATCTCCGCTGGACTCACTACACAAGTCGGACTGGAATTTCAAACATGGGCACTGGCACAGGCACATGTCTTCTCTCTGTCTCTTTCTGTTTACTCGGCGCAAACGGAGGGGCATATTGCATTTTGTTTTCCAGCTTTTGAGCTTCTAGCTTTCTGTTTAGCTTTTTTTCCTGCGGGGAGGGCAGGCAGCACAAACATATGatatcaccaccaccagTTGTAAAGATGGTTGTTTACTTGTTGTACTTTTGTATCCACGTGTTTTTCTGTTTTTCTGGGAAACATCATCATCGGATTTCCGGGTTTGTATGTTGTGAAAGCCTAGCTGAAGACTAGATTGCTGTTGGGTATGTTGCTGCGCATAGGCTGGACAGGATAGGGTAAGGTAGGGACAAGGGTATTTGGATGGAAGGCGTGAACCGGTTTGGCTATTTAATGGGGATAATTCTGGTAGTTTGGCTGCCGTACGCAGGCCACCCCTAACATGCGTGTAGGGTGGGAAGTGAGTCAGATTTGGAAAATACACGATCTTCTCCTCCCTCCTCCTACCCAACCTCAATCTCAATCCTCCATCACGATCCCCTCCCCTTACCCCCCCCAAAGCCCAACCAACCCCTCCAAACTCTCCCCCAACACCGGATCTTTCCCAGGCACAGGCACATTCCAAACCACCTCCTCCCGTCCCTTATGTTCGCCCCCAACCTTGAAATCCCACACATTCCCCTCCGGGTACGCTCCCATCATCATAAACTCGCCCTTGACCTCTACCCCCTCAAAAAACCTCCgtctctcctcctcctttTCCCTCCCACCCTCCTTAACCTCCCGCGGCGGCTGCGAGAACTCCAACTCTTTAGTCTCAGGCCGCGGCGCAAAAGTCTTATGAGACACCCCCCGCCGGCACAACAAAAACATCACCAAGCCTTGCTTCAATCTCCACCCCACCCCCCTCGGCATCATCATCCCTCTCCCCGGGTGCCAGCTTACCGGCTTCCCAGGTCGGGCTGTCGGCCACACCGAATCGGATCGTTGCGCTTCCCCCGGAGATTACGGCCATGGCTTCGTGCGTCGTGGAGTGGTAGTGCGATTGGATGTCGGGGCCGTAGCGCGCGATCCATTGGGTTTGCCAGCCGTGCGATAGGTAGATGGTGTGGAGGGTTGTGGGGGTGAAGGAGGGGCTGTGACGAGGTGTTTGAGGAGGGCTGGGTAGTggaggagggggagggggaaTTCGGGATTAGGG
The sequence above is a segment of the Pyrenophora tritici-repentis strain M4 chromosome 3, whole genome shotgun sequence genome. Coding sequences within it:
- a CDS encoding Treacle multi-domain protein, which codes for MVDAQDAGSKLFSKSRWKTKIFEKTAEIAAANQAKTARTPDDDLDAFLKPSTDRVAQQQKEAAAAALFSRPRIDVASAQRWPSAQVILANAAAKSPGPGGLKTGTRKKGLTVGFVRSVPEVIGHGGDECEDPTIEVSQNKKAATASQVEKPPVLVPQDDANVTARSNGIGRTASQTEYRTQLTRTHTNPGELSPPLGQKMQIGQINSTAQLPPTPPRYMGSMGLGERPKPLSRAPTGFDSIMEAVGNAPGRRQSEDSVYSQDSDNLSPTISRNVSVREPTIQEEDVIQPKMLKRTQTGFSTLGDDDAHEPVHPIPSVPHLPEQRLAEQEEDGPNSFAARVKQRMRSEEGRTLHEAAQRAAETERRDSESSSQLSMAGTPPSSYRTPATARTPHESSQVESRGSPRPMDPEDPHRSRATQGRRPMGHAIQTDMEPRSPSVASSQYAPFSPLSQTRTSPPVRSEPFSAGLQQMTSPSKEPSFQPVDIGSNPPTPPQIAQQELFFEAAQPPPSFSTPQIRAISGPSGSELPSRNASGASMKPATSLARSDTKTLNEVAYQDFAERVTHMRGIFQLTAQLGGNIHSHSPMQWLRVATWWFLKGRTGMENMIRSQPRNGEPPQERLAQPHVDLAKVWWIITEVLPNHPGLQSYGDASPNAQVDLARQAGDAASAEAYDIQNALSHYMKLLVGSMKKHQSMPPTQALIQGQDQSIWEEYPTFPGDATSVLGQPSQGGPQFSLSQCIPLADTKNDFCYFRMFVKASLSTDDPSTDRVPMNAVMSVLRSKNEYQVKLSICSQNSLINVQVGSGSAIGWKDVNWKQQSQQITVQLRHGFLLTLALHEVDFRSLWSIINHTNRVESDIRERKDERFASKIYLREASYRDPASPGAFAPDRVKDCKLLVFQKIERSSEGTGKRKLHRGYRMVLVTPQHVKQVSVINHEFGTKNEPMNFEYVTEPDQAPALRLRFREEGPDKKLRVCTAHLVFHDSRERNDIFGTFTSMNVAEGETTFAQVSLKAYHIESADQAEGFSQQGSRVLERLQWVEAKVVNQDPEAAGLESAPTVMSESLRIMCRHTAGIVCDRMNLGPGELLVRLPVDGSPELTLLREAQQDLSVAVDASRTEPNVPDALAELLKTLTSATTIRRLTFNSYQDLHTFQLAVTGFNVKFDGLACTFSISRRRMVVPIYKQWTANRLRLQIVEQDNIVQLLAFFEDFSHADAMNFQLRTMDTFEKTDKGGKFGLKLVDAKFALPVDERRGEGKIQKAEGRLTGWSGTKRRFVCLDEIEYPGEHDDILIMFDSAETRDRFAEALPAATMERKFTVRRKI
- a CDS encoding MET2, Homoserine acetyltransferase, with the translated sequence MSSQPVTEPLQTYEISDFKFHNGTTLPKLKLAYKILNPHNSKIAVVHTCFKGRIDSTLTHADGALKNHKIILIALLGNGESSSPSNTPNFPSQLEYMDCISAQYTLLTKELGIREVDVMLGFSMGGQITYHWVTSYPDFVKHAVVVCSSAKTSRHNYQFLEGPKAALESAVSPERGIRAFGKAYSAWLTSAEWFDEERYKEMGFQTLRDWDDVSTIQGYEGWTGDDLLVMLGMWQRGDVSRCTEAKTEEEALKSITAKVLLMPCETDQYFRPYVSEREITKLANGSLEIIPSIWGHIAGGGANPKDVEWMDHKIKLFLRGLA
- a CDS encoding FolB, Dihydroneopterin aldolase, whose amino-acid sequence is MGSVVRQVQWDAEVAQSGHFDKIMVQNLEVVVPAGKDVWGREKKQRANISVTLTLGKQFTSASSTDSVDDSTVHYGTLSKAIQARFKDDALPWMSTSALSVAISDSVRRVASSTDIYALETDVSYPKGSMLGERAGHRTSSVEKSGAHSNVLYLQNVRIPCLIGVNSNERLQKQPVNVDIWVDNVHDSRVDDYPQLESLLFELISASSFQTIESLLAWLVGELRQKFFTQEVDQDAWIRLRIGKPHAVPFADAPAVEITRPIRSY